From one Bacteroides eggerthii genomic stretch:
- a CDS encoding lipopolysaccharide biosynthesis protein yields the protein MVGDLKSKSVKGVIWSFVESASTKVIQFVISVIMARLLMPEDYGIVAIIFVFITISQVFIDGGFATTLIQDKYKTERDYSTIFTFNVLLSVCCYLILFFAAPYISSFYNNDVTLYLRVQSLGIIIFSFSAIHKVRMTVDVNFKAIAKVTVISALFSGVVGIILAFKGGGVWALVGQYLTSAVVMTGMYTITQRWKPVCFFDVSSFHRLFPFGTRLMAASIIDKIYANLYPIIIGKFCTPAQLGYYSRAEQFTSMPAYICVEVFSRVTFPIMSKITDERQLISVYRKYISLSSYIIIPLLFVLLVLAKPLVLILLTEKWADVIVLMQILCCGFLLEHISCINRNLIYVKGRADLALKLEVIKKVTAFLILIISVPFGLIGLCVGKASYGLLAMVLNSAYTKKLIGISIWEQIKDFTPSMVLGIIGVLVALIPVYSFDNMYMQFFVGGFVFFVCYVGLSIITKNESLKEIIAIIKKNL from the coding sequence ATGGTAGGAGATCTTAAAAGCAAATCTGTAAAGGGAGTAATATGGTCCTTTGTAGAGTCTGCATCAACAAAGGTGATTCAATTTGTGATTAGTGTCATAATGGCTCGTCTTCTTATGCCTGAAGATTATGGTATCGTTGCCATCATTTTTGTGTTCATTACAATATCACAGGTATTCATAGATGGAGGTTTTGCTACGACACTGATTCAGGACAAGTATAAGACTGAGCGTGATTATTCAACAATATTTACATTCAATGTTTTACTGTCTGTATGTTGTTATCTTATTTTGTTTTTTGCGGCTCCTTATATATCATCGTTCTACAATAACGATGTTACATTATATCTAAGGGTTCAGAGTTTGGGAATCATAATATTTTCATTCTCTGCTATACATAAAGTGCGAATGACTGTTGATGTTAATTTTAAGGCTATTGCTAAAGTTACTGTTATTTCAGCATTATTCTCAGGTGTAGTAGGTATTATACTTGCTTTTAAGGGGGGGGGAGTTTGGGCTCTGGTAGGACAATATTTAACCTCTGCAGTTGTGATGACCGGTATGTATACTATCACTCAGAGGTGGAAACCTGTATGCTTTTTCGATGTATCATCATTTCACCGCTTATTCCCATTTGGCACGCGTTTGATGGCGGCCAGTATTATTGATAAAATTTACGCTAATCTCTATCCTATAATAATTGGAAAGTTCTGTACTCCAGCTCAGTTAGGTTATTATTCACGTGCCGAACAGTTTACTTCGATGCCAGCATACATTTGTGTTGAGGTATTTTCTCGTGTCACGTTTCCAATCATGAGCAAAATAACCGATGAGCGCCAATTGATTTCTGTTTATCGCAAATACATATCATTGTCTAGCTACATAATAATACCTTTGTTGTTTGTTTTGCTCGTTCTTGCAAAACCATTGGTGCTGATTCTTCTTACAGAAAAATGGGCAGACGTTATTGTACTTATGCAAATCCTTTGTTGTGGCTTTTTGCTAGAACATATTAGTTGCATAAATCGCAATCTGATTTATGTTAAAGGTAGAGCAGACCTAGCTCTTAAACTGGAGGTGATTAAAAAGGTTACTGCTTTCCTGATTCTTATAATATCTGTGCCTTTTGGACTAATAGGCCTTTGTGTAGGTAAGGCAAGTTACGGCCTATTGGCTATGGTACTAAACTCTGCGTATACAAAAAAACTAATCGGAATATCTATTTGGGAACAAATAAAAGACTTTACACCTAGCATGGTATTGGGTATCATTGGTGTACTTGTTGCTTTAATTCCTGTCTATAGCTTTGATAATATGTACATGCAATTCTTTGTTGGAGGATTCGTTTTTTTTGTATGTTATGTAGGCCTGTCAATAATAACAAAGAATGAATCTTTGAAAGAAATAATAGCTATTATTAAAAAAAATCTTTGA
- a CDS encoding glycosyltransferase, which translates to MPKVLIIFSGAGLIVHLNEGAKHRLNCYIKCYKEAGYEVDVLCLFKDLGYWKSLKKYVDNSVHWTFVPYLFPRAKNKTLALFLRYYKYLVGWFYSTIKHYDVVQSEVDGLPLRFIGNSSMRITDFHGDGYYEYTSKYTHKKWCSNNFLFDQVCSIKYSDICITVSENLCKQLEKNTDTKITTNSIISCGVNTELYNCNAYEGDLMKLTENRIVLGYCGGLQAWQNINLIVDLAIKLYKLDDRIFLVIYTGFDIPANLQKQLDGLGAENYCIKGLLPAEVPSHLKLLDAGFLLRDDLVLNTVSSPTKICEYLAAGVPMICTEYSGDYARSVRHGKEGFILKNHPNYDSYTIIELLSYLKGVKTDRANYKKMCEMAASKRTFKSEFSLLDQFIRKELKNV; encoded by the coding sequence ATGCCTAAAGTATTAATAATTTTTTCAGGCGCGGGTCTTATCGTGCATTTGAATGAAGGAGCCAAACATAGATTGAACTGTTATATTAAATGTTATAAAGAGGCTGGTTATGAAGTTGATGTTTTATGTCTGTTCAAGGATCTTGGCTATTGGAAATCTCTGAAAAAATATGTAGATAATAGCGTGCACTGGACTTTTGTACCTTATCTGTTTCCAAGAGCAAAGAATAAAACTCTTGCTTTGTTTTTGCGTTACTATAAGTATTTAGTAGGATGGTTCTATTCTACAATTAAGCATTACGATGTGGTTCAGAGCGAGGTGGATGGTTTGCCCTTACGTTTCATTGGTAACTCCTCTATGCGTATTACCGACTTCCATGGTGATGGTTATTACGAATATACCTCGAAGTATACACATAAGAAATGGTGTTCTAATAATTTTCTTTTCGACCAAGTTTGTTCTATTAAGTATTCTGATATTTGCATAACCGTATCCGAGAATCTTTGCAAACAGTTGGAAAAGAATACTGATACAAAGATTACAACCAATTCGATTATTTCTTGTGGTGTTAATACTGAGTTGTACAATTGTAATGCTTATGAGGGTGATTTGATGAAATTGACAGAAAATAGAATCGTCCTTGGCTATTGCGGAGGTCTACAAGCTTGGCAGAACATTAATCTGATTGTAGATCTTGCTATCAAACTGTACAAACTGGATGATCGTATTTTCTTAGTAATCTATACAGGTTTTGATATTCCTGCTAACTTGCAAAAGCAGCTTGATGGATTGGGTGCGGAGAACTATTGTATTAAAGGTCTGCTTCCAGCGGAAGTACCATCACATTTGAAACTTCTAGATGCTGGTTTCCTTTTGCGGGATGATCTTGTACTAAACACAGTGTCTTCACCAACAAAGATATGTGAGTACCTTGCTGCAGGCGTTCCAATGATTTGTACTGAGTATTCAGGAGATTATGCTCGTAGTGTACGCCATGGTAAGGAAGGTTTTATATTAAAGAACCATCCGAATTATGATTCTTACACAATTATAGAACTGCTCAGCTACCTTAAAGGAGTTAAGACAGATCGGGCTAATTATAAAAAAATGTGTGAGATGGCAGCATCGAAGCGTACTTTCAAATCTGAATTCTCTTTACTTGATCAATTTATCCGAAAGGAATTAAAGAATGTTTAA
- a CDS encoding acyltransferase family protein: MCCHLWGEKNLNILGWSMPMYGPADLPLWFLRDLIVVSFCTPIIYLLLRYLKGLLAIGMMLLYVTQLWTSVPGFSIHAFLFFTLGAYMAVDQKEFCLINSESLNWLIVFLAVVSIAIGLYQYPQSQEGLRYIQQTTTILVAIAMVWLAKSINEKYCIVIPNIIDQSSFFVYAIHACGLFIAPTSICLKLEQCSSFQNEWLLCLLYLLSPFMVYGISVVYYYVLNKFFKPIMPVLTGNR; this comes from the coding sequence GTGTGCTGCCATTTATGGGGAGAGAAGAATCTGAATATTTTGGGCTGGTCAATGCCTATGTATGGTCCGGCAGACTTACCGCTATGGTTCCTGCGCGATCTTATTGTCGTATCTTTCTGTACTCCTATTATCTATTTGTTGCTCAGGTATCTGAAAGGATTGCTGGCCATTGGTATGATGTTACTATATGTAACACAGTTATGGACATCTGTTCCTGGTTTCAGCATACATGCATTTCTGTTCTTCACTTTGGGAGCTTATATGGCTGTTGATCAAAAGGAGTTTTGTCTGATAAATTCAGAGTCGCTCAATTGGCTTATTGTCTTCTTGGCTGTAGTATCTATTGCTATTGGACTATATCAATATCCGCAGTCTCAGGAAGGGCTCAGATACATACAGCAGACAACAACTATATTAGTAGCAATAGCAATGGTATGGCTAGCAAAATCAATCAATGAGAAATACTGTATTGTTATCCCTAACATCATTGATCAAAGCTCGTTCTTTGTATATGCCATACATGCATGCGGATTGTTTATTGCTCCTACTTCCATTTGTCTCAAGCTTGAGCAATGCTCTTCTTTTCAGAACGAATGGTTACTATGCTTATTGTATTTGTTGAGTCCCTTTATGGTATATGGAATATCTGTAGTTTACTACTACGTACTAAATAAATTTTTTAAGCCCATAATGCCTGTTCTTACAGGTAACAGATAA
- a CDS encoding acyltransferase family protein: MNSSKLTVISNLRPFLLLLVIINHCTPVRFTSYVNGGDFEMLNMLQNLFGHILTPSATGLFFLISGFLYFYRVDQFTLDVYKVKSSKRVKTLVVPYLVWCTISASYEFLYQVYQWHANGYPISFNLLESLWCAAIYGERRI; encoded by the coding sequence ATGAACTCAAGCAAACTGACAGTTATATCCAATTTGCGCCCATTTCTGTTGCTTTTGGTCATTATCAACCACTGTACACCTGTAAGGTTTACTAGTTATGTGAATGGGGGGGATTTTGAAATGCTCAATATGTTGCAAAACTTGTTCGGACATATATTGACCCCATCAGCTACCGGACTCTTTTTCCTTATTTCTGGCTTCTTGTATTTTTACCGAGTAGACCAGTTCACTTTAGATGTATACAAAGTCAAATCCAGCAAGCGAGTGAAGACTTTGGTTGTACCTTATTTGGTATGGTGTACCATTTCAGCTTCATACGAGTTTTTATATCAAGTATATCAATGGCATGCTAACGGTTACCCCATAAGCTTCAATCTTTTGGAGTCACTGTGGTGTGCTGCCATTTATGGGGAGAGAAGAATCTGA